The following DNA comes from Synechococcus sp. CC9616.
GGAATCCGGCCGCCCGATTCATCGCATCTGGTGCACTCCTGAGATGCGCAGCGCAGCCAAGTTCCTGCAGCTTCTCCGTGATGCCAAAAGCTCGGGCGTTCTTGTTGAGGAGGTCACCTGGGCCCGTCTTGGTCAGGTCACAGGTGGTTCGGTGCACCAGGGAATTGCCCTGCAGACGGCCGCTGCAGACACCCTTGATCTCGACTCCCTGATCAACGGTTGCAAGGAACTCGGTGAGGCTCCGCTGTTGCTGGCCCTCGATGGCGTCACTGACCCTCACAATCTCGGTGCTGTGGTGCGTTCCGCCGAAGCGATGGGAGCCCATGGAGTGGTTCTCCCTCAGCGCCGCAGTGCAGGACTGACCGGTTCCGTCGCCAAGGTTGCAGCGGGTGCACTTGAGCACATGCCGGTGGCCAGGGTTGTCAATCTCAATCGATCGCTCGAGAAACTCAAAGACTCGGGATATCGCGTGATTGGTCTTGCATCAGAAGGGGATACGACATTGCTTGACGTGGACTTGGAGGGGCCGCTGGTCTTGGTGACCGGTTCCGAGAGCCAGGGCCTTTCTTTGCTCACCCGTCGCCACTGTGATCATCTGGTTCGGATCCCACTGCGCGGCGTCACCCCCAGCCTGAATGCCTCTGTGGCAACAGCACTGTGCGTTTACGAAGTGGCCCGTCGTGGCTGGATGAAGGACATTCATGGTCAGGCACCGTCTCCCCCGATGACCAGGCCGAAAACAGCACCTGTTAATGAGCCTGTTCAGCAAGAACAGCCTTCTCAGTCAGAACAGCCTTCTCAGTCAGAACAGCCGCTCAAATCAGAAGAGACCGATTCATCAGAACAAATCGATCCATCAACACATCCATCCCAATCAGAACAACCTCTTGCATCGGAACAGCCTCTTGCATCGGAACAGCCTCTTGCATCGGAACAGCCTCCTGAGTCAGAACAGCCTCTTGCGTCAGAGCAACCTGATCAAAACCAACAGCCTGTCCAAAACCAAAATCTGCCTCTCGACGATGCTTCAGACGCTGAGTTGCCAGAGGTTGCTTTGGATCTCAGTCAACCGCCCGACAGCACCTCGATCCGGTTTGATCAGAGCA
Coding sequences within:
- the rlmB gene encoding 23S rRNA (guanosine(2251)-2'-O)-methyltransferase RlmB, with the protein product MIWGRHASLAALESGRPIHRIWCTPEMRSAAKFLQLLRDAKSSGVLVEEVTWARLGQVTGGSVHQGIALQTAAADTLDLDSLINGCKELGEAPLLLALDGVTDPHNLGAVVRSAEAMGAHGVVLPQRRSAGLTGSVAKVAAGALEHMPVARVVNLNRSLEKLKDSGYRVIGLASEGDTTLLDVDLEGPLVLVTGSESQGLSLLTRRHCDHLVRIPLRGVTPSLNASVATALCVYEVARRGWMKDIHGQAPSPPMTRPKTAPVNEPVQQEQPSQSEQPSQSEQPLKSEETDSSEQIDPSTHPSQSEQPLASEQPLASEQPLASEQPPESEQPLASEQPDQNQQPVQNQNLPLDDASDAELPEVALDLSQPPDSTSIRFDQSIQLSS